GTACCGTACTTCAACGAAGAGAGAGATAACCATCATGCCATTAGTCAACGGTAATATCCTGCTTGACCGCATCCGTGAAAAACGTGTTTTGGCCGGGGCATTTAATACCACCAATCTGGAAACCACCCTCTCTATTTTGGACGCCATCGAGCGTTCAGGGTTGCCGAACTTTATCCAGATCGCCCCCACCAACGCGACACTGTCGGGTTATGACTATATTTACGAGATTGTGAAAAAGCGCGCCGCCGTCATGGATGTGCCGGTTAGCCTGCATTTGGATCATGGCAAAAAGCTGGAGGATGTAAAAAACGCCGTCCGGGCCGGCTTTACCTCGGTGATGATTGATGGCGCGGAATTACCGTTTGAAGAGAACATCGCCTTTACCAAGGCGGCGGTGGACTTCTGTAAATCCTATGGCGTGCCGGTGGAGGCGGAGCTGGGGGCGATACTGGGCAAGGAGGATGACCACGTCAGCGAGGCAGACTGCAAGACCGATCCCCGGCAGGTGCTGCGTTTTGTGCAGGAGACCGGGTGCAGTATGCTGGCGGTCTCCGTTGGCAACGTACATGGCCTGGAGGATGTGCCGCGCATTGACATCCCGCTGCTTCAGGACATTGCCGCAATCTGCCCGGTGCCGCTGGTGATCCACGGCGGCTCCGGCATTGATGAGGCGATTATCCGCAGCTTTGTGAAATATAACGTCGTGAAGGTGAATATTGCCAGTGACCTGCGCAAAGCCTTTATTACCGCCGTCGGCCGGGCGTGGACGGAAAATAATAATGAGGCCAATCTGGCGCGCGTCATGACCAGCGCCAAAGCGGCCGTGGAGGAGGATGTTTTCAGCAAAATCCAGATGATGAATCGCGCCTCTTAATCGATACCGCCTGCCAATTGGGATGAAAAATGATTCGAGAAAGCATACGTGTGGTTAATAGCACGGGGCTACACGCACGCCCGGCCGCCACCCTGATTAAAACGCTGAAGAAATATGAGTCCTCCATGACGTTGGTCAATAACGGCAAGGAGGTGGTAATAAAAGGGCTGATGAGCGTCCTGGGCGCGGGGGTAAAAGGTCACTCCCATATCGACATTATTTGCGATGGCGCGGATGAGCAGGATCTGATGAGCGAAATAAAAGGATTATTTGCCGACGGGTTCGGCGAAAAAGAGTAATTCACCCCTTTTCATTAATCATGAAGCCTATGCTTCAGGGTGCCCCGCGCCCTGAATAAGGAGAAACCGAGTGAGTGAAAAACCATTACGCCGCGTCCTGCTCTCCAATGATGACGGCATTGACGCCCCCGGCATGGCGCTGCTGGCAGACATTGCCGCCCTCCTGGCCGATGAGGTCTGGATTGTCGCCCCCGCCACCGACAAGAGCGGCGTCTCCAATTCGGTGAGCCTGCGCGAGCCGGTGCGGGTGGAGCCGCGCGGCCCGCGCCGCTATGCCGTACATGGCACGCCCGCGGACTGCGTAACGCTGGCCGTCAGGCACCTGATGAAAGATGCCCCGCCTGATGTGCTGCTCTCCGGCATCAACAGCGGCTCGAACATCGGCTTTGAGACGGTGCTCTCCGGCACGGTCGGCGCGGCCATCACCGGCGTGCTGCTCGGCATTCCTTCGGTGGCACTGAGCCAGGACAAGCCACAGGATGCCGCGCCGGAGTGGCAGGTGGCCGAGCAGTTCTGCCTGCCGGTGCTGGCGCGGCTGCTGGAGGATGGGCTGCCGGAGGGGTGCTGCCTGAACGTCAATTTCCCGCACCTGCCGGTGGAGGCAATCAAGGGGGTCAAGGTGAGCCGGCAGGGGATTGGCAAGGTCAAAGGGCTGTTTGTCACGCCCACCACCGATCCGCACGGGGAGGAGTACTTCTGGATCCGCGTGGAGCATGGCGTGACGGCGTTGCCAGCGCACAGCGAGGTGGCGGCCGTCGCTGACGGTTACATCTCCGTCACGCCGCTGACCTTCGAGCGCACTGACCGTGACGCATGGGACAAGTTGGCCTCGCGTTTCAATCAGGGATAGCCATAAAAAAAGCCGCCACTTGGCGGCTTATCACTGGATGGCAGGGATGGCCTATTTCAACCCCTGGCCGGGGATCCACTGGGTGCCAGCCAGCGGCACGCGGGCCATTGCCGCCGCCTCGACGGTCAGGGCCACCAGATCCTCTGGCTCCAGATTGTGCAGGTGGGACTTGCCACAGGCACGCGCCAGCGTCTGCGCCTCCAGCGTCAGCACCCGCAGGTAGTTGGCCAGCCGCTTGCCAGCGGCCACCGGATCGAGGCGCTGGCTCAGCTCCGGGTCTTGGGTGGTGATGCCCGCCGGATCTTTCCCCTCTTGGAAGTCATCATAAAAACCGGCGGCGGAGCCAAGCTTCTCATACTCGGCCTGATAGCGCGGATGGTTGTCGCCCAGCGCGATCAGCGCCGCCGTGCCGATTGCCACCGCGTCCGCGCCCAGCGCAATCGCCTTTGCCACGTCCGCGCCGTTGCGGATGCCGCCGGAAACAATCAGCTGCACCTCGCGGTGCACGCCCAGCTCCTGCAACGCCTGTACCGCCTGCGGAATGGCCGCCATGGTCGGGATGCCCACGTGCTCAATAAACACATCCTGGGTGGCGGCGGTGCCGCCCTGCATCCCGTCCACCACCACCACGTCTGCCCCGGCGTGCACCGCCAGCTTCACGTCGTAGTAGGTGCGGGTCGCTCCCACCTTCACGTAGATCGGCACCTGCCAGTCGGTGATCTCACGCAGCTCGGCAATCTTGATCGCCAGATCGTCTGGGCCTGTCCAGTCCGGGTGGCGGCAGGCGCTGCGTTGGTCAATGCCCTGCGGCAGGCAGCGCATCTTGGCGACGCGCTCGGAGATCTTCTGCCCCAGCAGCATCCCGCCGCCGCCCGGTTTTGCGCCTTGCCCAAGCACCACCTCAATGGCATCCGCCTTGCGCAGGTCATCCGGGTTCATGCCATAGCGGGAGGGCAAATATTGGTAGACCAGCTTGCTGGACTGGCCGCGCTCCTCGGGCGTCATGCCGCCGTCACCGGTGGTGGTAGAGGTGCCGACCGCCGAGGCACCGCGGCCCAACGCCTCCTTGGCCTGTGCGGAGAGCGCGCCGAAGCTCATGCCCGCGATGGTCACCGGCGTGCTGAGCACCAGCGGCTTCTTGGCGAAGCGGGTGCCGAGCACGACTTCCGTGCTGCACTTCTCGCGGTAACCCTCCAGCGGGTAGCGCGACATGCTGGCCCCCAGAAACAGCAGGTCATCAAAGTGCGGCACTTTGCGTTTGGCACCCCAGCCACGGATGTCATAGATGCCGGTCTCGGCGGCGCGCTGGATCTCGGCGATGGCCGCGCGGTCATAGGTGGCTGACTCTCTCAGCGTCGGGTTGTATTTTTCGCTCATATTCTGCTCCTGTGCCTTAGTACGCTGAGGCGTTATCCACTTTGAAGTTATACAGCGTGCGTGCCGAGCCGTAGCGGGTGAACGCCTCCGGCGACTCGTCGGTGAAACCGGCCTGCTCCAGCAGGGCGGCCAGCTCGCTCAGGTGCTCTGGCCGCATCTCCTTCTGCACGCAGTCCGCGCCCAGCGAGGCCACTTGCCCCTTGACGTAGATATGCGCCTCATAGAGCGAGTCGCCCAGTGCCTCACCGGCGTCGCCGCACACCACCAGACAACCGGCCTGCGCCATAAAGGCACTCATCGCGCCAATATTGCCCTTCACCACGATGTTGATGCCCTTCATCGAGATGCCGCAGCGCGCCGAGGCGTTGCCCTCAATCACCAGCAAGCCGCCGTTGCCGGTCGCCCCGGCAGACTGGGAGGCGTCACCCTTCACCCGCACGCTGCCGGACATCATGTTCTCCGCCACCCCCACGCCCGCGTTGCCGTGGATGGTGATGTCGGCGCGCTGGTTCATGCCAGCGCAGTAGTAACCGGCGTGGCCGTCGATGTCGATGGTCACCGCCTCATTCACGCCGCAGGCGATGTTGTGCTGCCCTTGCGGGTTCACCACCCGCCAGGCGTTGATCTCGCGGCACTGCGCCGGGTCATGCAGCGCTTGGTTGAGTTCGCGCACCCCGGCGCTCAGATCGTAGGTTTTCATCAGCGCTGGCTCCCCGTGGCTGGTTGGTTAAGGCGTTCCCATACATAAATTTTGGCTGGCTCCGGCTCCCAGACCCGCGCGTCATTGATGCCCGGCAGGTGGGCGAGGGCGCGGTACTCCGAGGCCATCGCCACGTAGTCGTCGGTTTCGGCGATCACCGCCGGTTTGCAGGAGATGGGGTCACGCACCACGGCAAAGCCGTCATGGGTGCCGATGGTGAAGGTAAAGAAGCCATCCAGATCCTTCAGCGCGTTCTGCAACGCCGTGGTGAGGCTGTCGCCCTGACGCATCCGCCAGGCCAGGTAGCCCGCCGCAACCTCTGAGTCATTGTCGGTTTTGAAACTGATACCGGCGCGCTTGAGCTTCTCGCGCAGGCGGTTGTGGTTGGAGAGCGAGCCGTTATGCACCAGACAGAGATCCATCCCGGTGGAGAAGGGGTGGCTCCCTTGCAGCGTTACCGCGCTCTCGGTCGCCATGCGGGTGTGGCCGATGGCGTGGCTGCCAGCCATCTTCTCCAGCCCGAAGTGGGCAGCCACCTCGCCCGGCAGCCCGACCCCCTTCAGGATCTCGATGCTATGGCCCGCGCTCAGCACGTCCACTTCCGGGGCTTCGCTGGCCAGCCACTCCAGCGCCAGCGCCTCGGTGGTGGGCAGCTTGAACACCGTGGCATCGGCCAGCGGGAACCACTCATCCACCCGGCCAAAGGCGACGCCGAAGCGCTCCGCCAGCGCTGGCCAGTTGTAGCTCTCCTGATCGCTGCGCAGGGTCAGCTTGATGCCGTCATGGTACTCATCGCCATAGAGGGCAAAACCCGCGCTATCCGGGCCACGGTCGGTCATCGCCATCAGCATTGGGGTGAACAGCGCGCCCAACTGCGGCTCCAGCGCGGCATTTTTAAAGTAAAGTCCAACGATCCCACACATAAGTATCCTCGTGATTCAGCGGCTGGTAGTTAAAAGAATTCGAGATAGCGACGGGTTTCCCACTCGCTGACGTGGCGGTGGTACTCGTGCCACTCCTGACGCTTGACGCGGATGAACTCATCCACCAGCGCCACGCCCAGACTCTCGCGCAGCAGCGCGTCGGCCTCCAGCGCATCGACCGCCTCTTTCAGGTTTTGCGGCAGCAGGGAGATGCCCTCCTGCTGGCACATCGCGGGCGTCATGGCGTAGAGATTGCGGTTCTGCGCCTTGCCCGGATCGAGCTTGCGGGTGATGCCATCCAGCCCGGCGGCGATGATCGCCGCGTGCACCAGATAGGGGTTGGCACCGGTATCGGGCAGGCGTAGCTCGAGGCGGCCGTAGGGCACGCGCACCATTGCCGAGCGGTTGTTATCGCCATAGGTGATGAACACCGGTGCCCAGGTCGCGCCGCTGTGCGAGCCGCCGCTCACCAGCCGCTTGTAGGAGTTGACGGTCGGGGCGGCCAGTGCGCACAGCGCGCCCGCGTGGTGTAGCAGCCCGGCGAGGAAGTGGTAGGCGGTGGCCGACAGCCCCAGCCCCTGCGCATCCTGATCGTCGAAGAACAGGTTTTTGCCCTGCCCATCGGCCATGGAGAGGTGGAAGTGCATACCGTTGCCGGGCTTGTCGGCGCACGGCTTGGGCATAAAGGAGCAGAGCAGCCCGCGCTCGTGGGCAATCTCCCCGGCGGCCATGCGCACAAAGGTGAAGCGATCGGCGGAGGTGAGGGCGTCGCTGTAGCTGTAGTTAATCTCAAACTGGCCGTTGGCGTCTTCGTGGTCAATCTGGTAGACGTCAAAACCCACCGCTTGCAGCGACTCGGTCAGCTGTTCAAGGAAGCCGCGCGCCCGCGACAGCCCCTTGTAGTCATAGCAGGGCTTGGCCAGCGTATCGCTGGGGTCGGCGGGCAACGCTTCGCCCCCCGGCCCGCGGCTGAAGAGGGAGAACTCCGGCTCCAGCCCGCTGTTCAGTACCCAGCCATGCTCCGCCAGCCGGGCGACCTGCTTTTGCAGCACCACCCGGCTGTCATAGGGGTGGGGCGCATTGTTGACATAACCGCTACAGACGATGCGGGCGTAGCCGGGCTGCCAGGGCACCAGCGACAGGGTGCTGAGATCGCCCCTGGCGTAGAAGTCCGGCCCCTGCGGCTCCATCCCCATGCCGGAGATGGCAAAACCGGCAAAGCCCGCGCCCTTCTCGACGATATCCATCAGGCACTTGGCCGGCACGGCCTTGGTCTTGGCCGCCCCGTGGATATCAACAAACTGCGCCAGCACGTAACGGATCTGGTTCTCTTGTAAAAACTGTTCGGCTTGTTCAGGTGACATAGTTTTCTCTCAACAGCGATGGAAGGGCGATGTCAGCACTGTCAGGTGGTCGGGGCCGTTCCTGACAGGAATAAATTTTTACTGTTGGGCAAAAGCAGGTTCCGTGCCAATTTCCCGCATTTATCAGGATAAATAGGATTTTCAACGGCTTAAAAAAGCGGGCGGCGAATATCGGGTGGAGGTTGCCTACAAAATAGGGCCGGACAGCGACAAATAACGCTGGAAATAATGAAGCATTCCCTAAAGTGGTGCCCCAAAATAACCGTCATCCTGACGTAATAAATGCGGATTTGCGCGGGTGAAGATATTTGCGTAAAAAGTTTGCCGGTAAACCGTTTTCTTCATCGGCCAAATAAAATAGCGCCAGAAAGCGGAATGAATAAAATTTCAATTTATCTATCGACACGGCGATTTTTTTGAATTAAAAGTTTTAAGCACCAGCCCGTTCAAATGAAAATCAGCGTTGCGCCGGGCATTTATATTTACCGGCAAACCTTTTACTTTATCTGTGTGGAGACGCCATGTCTGCGAATACTCATGATTACGTTATGATGGCCAGCTGCCCTGCGCGCTCAGGGATTATTGCTGCCGTTACCGGGTTCCTCAGCAATAACCAGTGCTATATCAGTGAGCTGTCACAATATGATGATGAGCATTTGGGGCACTTCTTTCTGCGCGCCCGTTTCCGTTTTAATGAGCAGGTGACGCCAGATATTGCCTCGCTGAAACGGGACTTTTCCGCCGTGGCGGAGGGGTTGTCGATGCAGTGGCAGGTATTTGACCGCGCGGTGCCAATGCGCGTGATATTGATGGTCAGTAAATTCGACCACTGCCTGCTGGATCTGCTCTACCGGAAAAATAAGGGCGAATTGCCGATTACCATCAGTGCCATTGTCTCCAACCACCTTGATTTACGCCCGATCGCCGAACGCGACGGCATCCGCTTTATTTACCTGCCAGTGACCAAAGAGAATAAGGCGCAGCAGGAGGCGGAATTAATGAACGTGGTGGAGGAGACGCAGGCGGAATTGGTGGTGCTGGCGCGCTATATGCAAATTCTCTCCGATACCCTGTGCCGCAAGCTGGCCGGGCGCGCCATCAATATCCACCACTCCTTCCTGCCGGGCTTCAAGGGGGCGATGCCCTACCATCAGGCCTACCACCGCGGCGTCAAACTGATTGGCGCGACAGCGCACTACGTCACCTCCGATCTGGACGAAGGGCCAATCATTGAGCAGGAGGTGCAGCGCGTAGACCACACCTACCGCCCCGAGGATCTGGTGGCCGTGGGCCGCAATACCGAAACCATCGCGCTGTCGCGTGCCGTGAAACTGCACGCCGATCACCGCATCTTCCTCGACGAAAACAAAACGGTGATCTTCCGATGACAACACAACCCCACACCGCCCGCCTGATTGATGGCAAACAGAGCGCGCAGCGGCTGCTGGCCGAGGTGGCGCAGCAGGTGCAGGCTTGCCGTGCCGAAGGCGTGACGCCCGCGCTGGCCGTGGTGCTGGTGGGCGATGACCCGGCCAGCCAGGTCTATGTGCGCAACAAACTGCGCGCCGCCGAACAGGTCGGCATCCTCTCCCATGAGTACCGCTTCCCGGCCACCCTCAGCGAGCAGCAATTGCTGGCGACCATTGACAACCTGAACCGGGATGCGGCGGTGAACGGCATTCTGGTGCAGCTCCCGCTGCCCGCGCACATCGATGAGGGGCGGGTGGTGCGTGCCATCTCCCCGCTGAAGGATGTGGATGGCTTCCACCCGGAGAACGCCGGTGGGCTGGTGCAGGGGCAGCGCGTGCTGACGCCCTGTACGCCGCTCGGCTGTATGCGCCTGCTGGCGGAGTATGGCGGCGATCTGGCCGGCAAACACGCGGTGGTGGTGGGGCGCTCCAACATTGTTGGCAAGCCGATGGCCGCGTTGCTGTTG
The nucleotide sequence above comes from Nissabacter sp. SGAir0207. Encoded proteins:
- a CDS encoding class II aldolase; this encodes MPLVNGNILLDRIREKRVLAGAFNTTNLETTLSILDAIERSGLPNFIQIAPTNATLSGYDYIYEIVKKRAAVMDVPVSLHLDHGKKLEDVKNAVRAGFTSVMIDGAELPFEENIAFTKAAVDFCKSYGVPVEAELGAILGKEDDHVSEADCKTDPRQVLRFVQETGCSMLAVSVGNVHGLEDVPRIDIPLLQDIAAICPVPLVIHGGSGIDEAIIRSFVKYNVVKVNIASDLRKAFITAVGRAWTENNNEANLARVMTSAKAAVEEDVFSKIQMMNRAS
- a CDS encoding HPr family phosphocarrier protein, producing the protein MIRESIRVVNSTGLHARPAATLIKTLKKYESSMTLVNNGKEVVIKGLMSVLGAGVKGHSHIDIICDGADEQDLMSEIKGLFADGFGEKE
- the surE gene encoding 5'/3'-nucleotidase SurE, with amino-acid sequence MSEKPLRRVLLSNDDGIDAPGMALLADIAALLADEVWIVAPATDKSGVSNSVSLREPVRVEPRGPRRYAVHGTPADCVTLAVRHLMKDAPPDVLLSGINSGSNIGFETVLSGTVGAAITGVLLGIPSVALSQDKPQDAAPEWQVAEQFCLPVLARLLEDGLPEGCCLNVNFPHLPVEAIKGVKVSRQGIGKVKGLFVTPTTDPHGEEYFWIRVEHGVTALPAHSEVAAVADGYISVTPLTFERTDRDAWDKLASRFNQG
- a CDS encoding FMN-binding glutamate synthase family protein; protein product: MSEKYNPTLRESATYDRAAIAEIQRAAETGIYDIRGWGAKRKVPHFDDLLFLGASMSRYPLEGYREKCSTEVVLGTRFAKKPLVLSTPVTIAGMSFGALSAQAKEALGRGASAVGTSTTTGDGGMTPEERGQSSKLVYQYLPSRYGMNPDDLRKADAIEVVLGQGAKPGGGGMLLGQKISERVAKMRCLPQGIDQRSACRHPDWTGPDDLAIKIAELREITDWQVPIYVKVGATRTYYDVKLAVHAGADVVVVDGMQGGTAATQDVFIEHVGIPTMAAIPQAVQALQELGVHREVQLIVSGGIRNGADVAKAIALGADAVAIGTAALIALGDNHPRYQAEYEKLGSAAGFYDDFQEGKDPAGITTQDPELSQRLDPVAAGKRLANYLRVLTLEAQTLARACGKSHLHNLEPEDLVALTVEAAAMARVPLAGTQWIPGQGLK
- a CDS encoding protein glxC, with the translated sequence MKTYDLSAGVRELNQALHDPAQCREINAWRVVNPQGQHNIACGVNEAVTIDIDGHAGYYCAGMNQRADITIHGNAGVGVAENMMSGSVRVKGDASQSAGATGNGGLLVIEGNASARCGISMKGINIVVKGNIGAMSAFMAQAGCLVVCGDAGEALGDSLYEAHIYVKGQVASLGADCVQKEMRPEHLSELAALLEQAGFTDESPEAFTRYGSARTLYNFKVDNASAY
- a CDS encoding glutamine amidotransferase family protein, whose translation is MCGIVGLYFKNAALEPQLGALFTPMLMAMTDRGPDSAGFALYGDEYHDGIKLTLRSDQESYNWPALAERFGVAFGRVDEWFPLADATVFKLPTTEALALEWLASEAPEVDVLSAGHSIEILKGVGLPGEVAAHFGLEKMAGSHAIGHTRMATESAVTLQGSHPFSTGMDLCLVHNGSLSNHNRLREKLKRAGISFKTDNDSEVAAGYLAWRMRQGDSLTTALQNALKDLDGFFTFTIGTHDGFAVVRDPISCKPAVIAETDDYVAMASEYRALAHLPGINDARVWEPEPAKIYVWERLNQPATGSQR
- the glnT gene encoding type III glutamate--ammonia ligase; translated protein: MSPEQAEQFLQENQIRYVLAQFVDIHGAAKTKAVPAKCLMDIVEKGAGFAGFAISGMGMEPQGPDFYARGDLSTLSLVPWQPGYARIVCSGYVNNAPHPYDSRVVLQKQVARLAEHGWVLNSGLEPEFSLFSRGPGGEALPADPSDTLAKPCYDYKGLSRARGFLEQLTESLQAVGFDVYQIDHEDANGQFEINYSYSDALTSADRFTFVRMAAGEIAHERGLLCSFMPKPCADKPGNGMHFHLSMADGQGKNLFFDDQDAQGLGLSATAYHFLAGLLHHAGALCALAAPTVNSYKRLVSGGSHSGATWAPVFITYGDNNRSAMVRVPYGRLELRLPDTGANPYLVHAAIIAAGLDGITRKLDPGKAQNRNLYAMTPAMCQQEGISLLPQNLKEAVDALEADALLRESLGVALVDEFIRVKRQEWHEYHRHVSEWETRRYLEFF
- the purU gene encoding formyltetrahydrofolate deformylase, which produces MSANTHDYVMMASCPARSGIIAAVTGFLSNNQCYISELSQYDDEHLGHFFLRARFRFNEQVTPDIASLKRDFSAVAEGLSMQWQVFDRAVPMRVILMVSKFDHCLLDLLYRKNKGELPITISAIVSNHLDLRPIAERDGIRFIYLPVTKENKAQQEAELMNVVEETQAELVVLARYMQILSDTLCRKLAGRAINIHHSFLPGFKGAMPYHQAYHRGVKLIGATAHYVTSDLDEGPIIEQEVQRVDHTYRPEDLVAVGRNTETIALSRAVKLHADHRIFLDENKTVIFR
- the folD gene encoding bifunctional methylenetetrahydrofolate dehydrogenase/methenyltetrahydrofolate cyclohydrolase FolD — encoded protein: MTTQPHTARLIDGKQSAQRLLAEVAQQVQACRAEGVTPALAVVLVGDDPASQVYVRNKLRAAEQVGILSHEYRFPATLSEQQLLATIDNLNRDAAVNGILVQLPLPAHIDEGRVVRAISPLKDVDGFHPENAGGLVQGQRVLTPCTPLGCMRLLAEYGGDLAGKHAVVVGRSNIVGKPMAALLLQAHCSVTTLHSRSQDAARLARQADILIAAVGRPGMIDASWIKPGAVVIDVGINRITQGEGRSRLVGDVDIASVSAVAAALTPVPGGVGPMTIACLMQNTVTATQLQQQAAALQCAG